A region of Arabidopsis thaliana chromosome 5, partial sequence DNA encodes the following proteins:
- a CDS encoding uncharacterized protein (unknown protein; Has 30201 Blast hits to 17322 proteins in 780 species: Archae - 12; Bacteria - 1396; Metazoa - 17338; Fungi - 3422; Plants - 5037; Viruses - 0; Other Eukaryotes - 2996 (source: NCBI BLink).) translates to MIGLVLGTIFFGSIPIFIFKRHTNGHEPIPKHKRGGGSTIIAVCLILLLFLTQALGANVCNAADGTCKAGAKSETYAGDEFDPFHEADHYDDGDE, encoded by the exons ATGATTGGCTTGGTGCTAGGAACAATTTTTTTCGGATCAATCCCTATATTCATTTTCAAACGACATACAAACGGTCATGAGCCAATACCGAAACATAAGCGAG GCGGCGGAAGCACCATCATCGCAGTATGTCTAATCCTGCTTTTGTTCCTAACGCAAGCACTTGGAG CAAATGTATGCAATGCTGCTGATGGAACCTGTAAAGCCGGAGCAAAGTCAGAGACATATGCAGGAGACGAGTTTGACCCCTTTCACGAAGCTGATCATTATGACGACGGTGATGAATGA